From the Chaetodon auriga isolate fChaAug3 chromosome 17, fChaAug3.hap1, whole genome shotgun sequence genome, the window AGCAAGCTTACTTGAAATACATTTCTGTATTCTCCCTTTCCTCATTTAGGCGTCACTTCTCTTCTGAGCAGCCCAGCAGCAAATGTCTCCTCAGACTCCTCCAATGCAGGCAAGGTTCCCTCCTGTTCCTCATCCACATCTGCATCAGCAGTGCCCTCTCAGAGCaagtctctctcctctgttgcacCGGCGCCTTCTTCGTCCCACTCCACTGCAAGGCAGAACACAAGCTCCCAAGCCCCCCCTCAGACCTCCAACCCAGCCTCTGCCCTGGTCCAGGCTCTCCATAGAGACATGGATTTGACAACAGAGCCTGAACAGTCTGTGTCATCTGAGAGTTTAGAGTCTAAAATACACAACTTCCTGCAGGGGAACTCTGCGTTCAGTGCATTTGACCTGGGtttttctgcacacacagtgcaggGAGGGGATAACCTCAGCCCAGTAACTGGGGCAGACACCCAGGATGGGACTCCCGTGCGGGATGAGGGCGGAGGCACCCCAACTCAAGATGAGATCATGGACAAGGCTGTGGTGGCCCCGTTCACTTCCAGCACAGCGCAGTCATCTGTTGGAGAAACTTTTAAAACGACTTCTGTTGTATACCACAACACCAGTCAGCAGAACCCCAACAATCCCCAACCGCAAGCTCACTTGCAGCCAGGTGGAGCTCAGAACGGGCAGGTCTACCAGCCGTACCCATATGGCCAACACAAGATGCCACAGCATGGGATTACTGCGCCTGTCGCACATTACCAGCAGATTTCTGCACAAACAGGAGGGCCAATGCCTGGAGAAAGAGCCCCAGGCAGTGCCAGTAGCACGCAGATGGTTGAAGGATTTCAGGGGGTGAGTGAAAGGGGTTGGTATGGTGACATTTACCCAGAGGGGAACTCTCAGCAACCTAGTGGCTACAATGTGACAGTGCCCGGAGGCGTGGGAGATAATACGACGTCAGTGCTTTATCCATACCAAGCAGAGCAAACTCAACAATCTCAAGAGATGGCCTCCCAGCAGGGCGTCGCCACATCCCCTGGTTACCTCAGAAGCGCCCTTCCCCCTGTTCCGAAATTGCCTCCCCCTCCCCGTGGCTTTGATGGTCCTCCACCAATGACCGGTGGTGTGATGATTCCCCAAGAGCATCAGCTGCCACCTCACGCAGACACCAGGGAGGTCGTTGGGGCCAGAGTCGACAGTGTCATCAGCGGGATGGTGGTCCACGACCATCAGCACAAATCCGTATTTCATCCAGATGATCCACTGTACGACGTTGATGgacctcaccctcctcaccccgACAATTTACGCCCTCACCCCAATGACCTGCGTTACCAAGAGGACCCTGAACGCTACCGCGGTGAGCTCCGCCATCGAGACGCCcctttctttcaaaatgacGCTTACCACCACCAAGATGAGTCATATTACAGGCCAGGCAGCCCCCCTCACCAATACCCCAGAATTCGGGGGCGCCTCACCCCCCCTCTCTCACCCCCAGAGGACCCTTACTTTGCCCATGACCACCAATGGCACGGTCCCCATCCTCCACACTATGCTCCCAGGAGACCACCACCTCATCTTGAAATCCGTCATCCTGGTCTGCGGCCTCCGCTACGGCCTCCCCACCCAGCACACCACCCACACCCTAGAGGACCCCCACGTGCACCATTTCCTCGTTTCCACGGCCCCGATCCAAGGTTGAGAGGCAAGCGTCCCGGTCCAAGAGGAGGGGGAAATGTTGGTCCAATGTTCGCCCCAAAAAGACCCTTTCTACCCCCTCGGTACTGACTGGACATGTAGCTTTGAGCTCTTTAAATCACTGTGGATGCCATGAAGGTGGGGGCAGGACTTTTAACACTTGCCAGTCTCTCAGTTTAGGCCCTGCCATGAGAATCTGAAATGGAAAAGGTGTGTGGATTAAAgtgaggatggtgatggtgggGGCGAAAGGAGACAGAAGTTATCCTGCAGAAGAATTCGTTCCGCAGCCACAAGAAGAAAAACGGCGAAGAATGGCGGCTGTGTAGAAGGTTGAGGAGGGCAAGAGACAACACCAGGAGATGTAACAGAAGCGGGAGGCTCTGAGAGGGCTGCTGAACTGAAGAGGGAAGacagaagatgaaagaaaataagaGGTGGATATATATAATTCACTTTTTGTGTTATTTGCTCCAGTTTGAAGCATTGCATTAAATATGTAATTTAGTGTCAGTTTGATATAGGTCAGAGTGCGTGCATGgtatgcgtgcgtgcatgcggTCAAGTGTAAGTCAATTAGTCACAGAAGCTGAATCCCGAGATAGCTATTTTTCGCTAAGAGAGTAACAAAAGAATGTAGTTGATGCAATGTTTCCACTGTCATTTAGTTTTTCAGCGAGCAGTTCTGACTGCTTCTCTTCCATATCAGCAGCATGGGAGTAACTTTTGGTGAAACACCGATCTAGATTTCACTTTGGGTATGAAAAGCAGAGTGTCTGTCCTAGAATTTATGTTCCTTCCACATACACGTTTGCATATTTGGGGAaattatttttcattgattttttttttttttaaaactcgGAATGTTATATTTGTGAAGCGATGCTTTTTCATTGCGTGAGATCCCTCCGGCGATAGTTTTACGTCTCGTAAAGGTCCTTGAAGGACGGCGGCACAAGTCTATTCAAAGGGAGAAAGACGTgtgaaagtcatttttttcagccTCCAGCACCGACGCAGAAGAAGTGCGTTTTTGGAGGGGATGAAGATACTCGACTTCAGTTTCGTTTTACTTGTACTGACTAATAAAAATCTGAGTTTgaaacattgtgttgttttttctttcctctgatCTTTGGACTGTTGCACCACTGCCTTAAACTCAGCATCCATACACGCCCAAACTAAATTACCTTTCCGTCCATCACCAGAAAAACTAGCATACCTGCTGTCTGTCAAGTCCATATAAGTGAATACAGGTTGCATCACAGTTAAATGCATCTTGTAGAATTATGCTTCGCTGTTTAAGGTCAATATTCAATAGGCTTAGGCTTAGGCTTTGATCCACTGAAGTGTCTAAAATAGGTTGCTGTTGCCATGCAACATTTTTCCAGAGATTTAAATAGTTTCTAATTAGATAAACTGCATTGTGTACCGTTTAGGTACTTTCTGTTCCTACAAATAAGATGCAGTATAAAAAGAGACTGACTGCTCCAGATTAACAGGCATTTAAACAATAGGCATGAGGCAACAAGTACACTTAATGAAGGAGCGTCCACACAGAGGTTGCATGCTTCAACCTGTGTGGACGTTCCAGTTGTTTGACGTCAgtgagtttatttatttagtcatTGGCTAAAATCTCGCAAGTTTTAAAGGCCTTTCTCAGACCACAGTTGCATAGTTTCTCAGTTAGTCAAAAGTAGAAAACAGACATGTTTCATATTGACTGTATTTTCAGTGGAGTCTTATATTTACTCTCCTCTGATTGCGTCGCTAAATCCGGCTTTTTGAGCCCGTCGAGTTTTGCGGTTTGCCACTTCAGAAATTACAAACCAGCTTTTCTCAGGCAGCTAAAATCTACCCAATCAGTTTCCTACATGAGGCCTCACTGCCTCCGCAAACACTGAGCATTAAAGATATCCATTTAGTccaatttaaaatccttctgcATGTCCactcctctgttttctgctgtgctgGTGGTGTGATGAGCACATTTCCAGTCGAGGGTTCGTTGTTTCCCTCTGgaaaacagatgtttgtttcCCCCGTGGCACAGTAGACGGCTCTCTGACTCGGCTTGTATTCCTGCCTCTTTaatggaggagagggggggtgaGGGACACTTAATCTGCTCCTAACTGGCTCCACATGGGGCTTCAGTGTGGGATCAAGTTTGCAAGACAAAGTGGCAGTGAGATCAATTAGGTAATTACAAAAGTGTTAAAGTCCTAGTTTGTAAAATAAAGTCGTACCTTGTTGGATTATACGTGTAAAATTTTAGGTTTTACAGATAAATCTGCCCAATCAAAGTAGAAGACTTTTCTTAGATTGCCTAAATCAATTAAACCATCAGATTAAAGTTGCACCGAGTGACTCTTAAATGTTACTGAGTAAACAAATAATAAACCTTAAATTGTTGGACATTCATATTCTCTTCAGCAAAAGTGCATCTGATTAATCCTGATTAGGCCTTAATTAAGATCATTACAGCCTTTGTTTTGGGTAGTTAGTGAAGATTTTAACGAGGCAGCATTCATGCAGCTTTGCAGAGTCTGGAGTTGGATAAAATAATGCAGAAATAATCAATGACAGTTTATCCGACGTCATAATTTGGGACAGAATTTAATTTGACGGAGACGGGAAGCGTTGATCAGACTGATAGTGATGAAGAAGCAGTGAGCTCAGGGCTCTGTTCGTCATACGTGGACGACTTGAGTTGTCCAGACTCTAATGGTGGTGATTCGACATTAGTctggattttcttttcttcttcaaacGTGGTCTAAAGTTAACCTTACCCTGGCGTTGTGTATGGGCCCCTCCGGACATCCACGCCTAGTGATTGTAGTATCTTCGTGGGCCCTCTGTGCActcagtccccccccccccccccccccgtccctcACCAGCCCCTCAACCGTCGAGGCCAAACCTGTAAAAGTGCTGGTTTATTGACAGCTGGATAATCCATGAGGTCATTTTCTAATACAAATGGCTTGCTTTCTGAAATTTAGTCGTTTGTGTGATTATCGCtattaaaatattcaaaatgaagATTTGCCTGTACTTTTACAAGATAAAAtatactacaaaataaaagattgtttaaaaaaaaaaaccaacagatCCAAACCACTCACTCACATACTGTGAGCAAAAACTCAATTAACAAAAGACCAGCGGAGCCAGAACGTCTGGCTTTTTGAACACTAAAATGCATTAAATAGT encodes:
- the rprd2a gene encoding regulation of nuclear pre-mRNA domain-containing protein 2a, which translates into the protein MAAGAGAATGGSLESNLDKKFQSVTNTMDSIQGLSTWCIDNKKYHSLIVRHWMKCLKKSNASHRLNLFYLANDVIQNCKRKNAIVYRTAFAEVLPEAFLLVNSEGNHKVIKPVERILSIWEERGVYSGTLITELRSSLVKEESPPETPVEQKTPVQSKADLQSKVVAEFVPQALVDKLCKYKRSVEELDLREKQLAAMRVDICNSEALRKLKDKAGGKKFSKDFEEGSAQLQEFVRFLDKQSKTGPPLMEALSNADIFYEMQYKEVKIVANAYQTFANRVSHLKRKLDALKATLPDLDESPIPSPSADAPSPTGSESPFHGLELAHPDPDLDGSAMEDEAEAPAPSPLSSPGGSPKPAEALGEDDNRQVEDMELSEEEMDSAGIIVEEQIKCSTNPAVSTPVPAKTERSVAAEQPVTQVAAPAAAPAAAVESVDLSKIGSILNSLSSVMKNTGPSVECAPAAAPAGSSLKTTPPASVASQDASSLVSLLSKVDVSPADLLGALSKVQGQGSLDGVTSLLSSPAANVSSDSSNAGKVPSCSSSTSASAVPSQSKSLSSVAPAPSSSHSTARQNTSSQAPPQTSNPASALVQALHRDMDLTTEPEQSVSSESLESKIHNFLQGNSAFSAFDLGFSAHTVQGGDNLSPVTGADTQDGTPVRDEGGGTPTQDEIMDKAVVAPFTSSTAQSSVGETFKTTSVVYHNTSQQNPNNPQPQAHLQPGGAQNGQVYQPYPYGQHKMPQHGITAPVAHYQQISAQTGGPMPGERAPGSASSTQMVEGFQGVSERGWYGDIYPEGNSQQPSGYNVTVPGGVGDNTTSVLYPYQAEQTQQSQEMASQQGVATSPGYLRSALPPVPKLPPPPRGFDGPPPMTGGVMIPQEHQLPPHADTREVVGARVDSVISGMVVHDHQHKSVFHPDDPLYDVDGPHPPHPDNLRPHPNDLRYQEDPERYRGELRHRDAPFFQNDAYHHQDESYYRPGSPPHQYPRIRGRLTPPLSPPEDPYFAHDHQWHGPHPPHYAPRRPPPHLEIRHPGLRPPLRPPHPAHHPHPRGPPRAPFPRFHGPDPRLRGKRPGPRGGGNVGPMFAPKRPFLPPRY